The DNA sequence ATCGGCTTGCCGAAGTCGCTGTCGGTCATGCCGGTGGCGCGCCAGAGCGAGCGCGCGCCCGCCGCGTTGCGGCCGTGGGTGGTGGTCCGGGAACGGAGAGGCGGCACGGCGAAACTCCCAGGTCGGATGGTCGGCGGGAACACTCCGCCTAAAACTGGTCCTACCAATTTAGGCCAGTCGTGCGGAGCCCGTCCATCGAGGGTGCTACGAGCCGGGCTTGAGGTCTTCCTCTTCGAGCAGGCCGCTCGGGTCGGCGACGAGGCCTTCGCTCACCAGCGACAGCACCGGCAGGTGCCGGGTGCGGACAGTCGGCAGCGGCACCTTCGTGTCGTCCTTCAGCACCGCCTGGACGCGGGACTTCTTGGTGATCGCGAGGCCCTTCAGCGCCGACCACGGCACGTCGCGCTTGCCGAACACCGTCCGGATCGCGAGCCCTTCGCGCGTGGCGACGGTGCGGTGCCGGACCACGAAGACCGCCAGCGCGATCGGGAAGACGTAGAGCCACTGCAGGTACGGGATTTCCCCGAGTGCGATCGGCGTCACGCAGACGGTCAGGAGCGCGATCGCCATGAACGACGTGCGGGGGACGCGGAAGACGGCTTTCCGGCCCTCGTCCTGCTGAGCTTTTTCGGCCACCCCGAAATGGTGCACCGCCGCGCCGACCGGCCCGAACCCGGGTCGCGCAGGCGTGACACGCACCCCTTCCGGTGTCCAGCATCCGGACACACCGTCCCGCAGAGTTGACACCCGCGCGGCGTTGCGGCTAGCGTCGTCGCCGTGACACCGCTGACCGGCCTCGTACTTCCCAAGCGCGTCGACGCTTAGGGAAGTCCTTCCGCTGCGTCGACGCGCGACCCTCGTGCGACCTTACGGTCGGCGAGGGTTTTTTGTTGCCCAAGGAGAAGAGCTTCTTCGCCGTACCGCATCAAACTGACCCGAACGAGTGACACCGAGACCCACGAGGCAGAACCGATGACCAGTGCCACGTCGCGCAGCGACGCGAAACCCGGGCCGACGCCCGGTACGTCCGGAGCTCGTCCGAAGCCGGCGCCCCCGGCGGGAACGCCGGTGCGCGTCACCGGCGCCCAGTCACTCGTGCGCTCGCTCGAGGCCGTCGGCGCCGAGGTGGTCTTCGGCATCCCGGGCGGCACCATCCTGCCCGCCTACGACCCGCTGCTCGACTCGACGAAGGTCCGCCACGTCCTGGTGCGCCACGAACAGGGCGCGGGGCACGCGGCGACCGGCTACGCGCAGGCCACCGGCAAGGTCGGCGTGTGCATGGCCACCTCGGGCCCCGGCGCGACCAACCTGGTCACGCCGCTCGCGGACGCCAACATGGACTCCGTCCCGGTCGTGGCCATCACCGGCCAGCAGACCCGGGCGCTGATCGGCACGGACGCGTTCCAGGAAGCCGACATCTGCGGCATCACCATGCCGATCACCAAGCACAACTTCCTCGTGACGGACCCGGCGGAGATCCCGCGGACCATCGCCGAGGCGTTCCACCTGGCCGCGACCGGCCGGCCCGGCCCGGTCCTGGTGGACATCCCCAAGGACGTGCTGCAGGAGATGACCTCGTTCTCCTGGCCGACCGAGCTGCGCCTCCCGGGTTACCGCCCGAC is a window from the Amycolatopsis sp. cg9 genome containing:
- a CDS encoding PH domain-containing protein; amino-acid sequence: MAEKAQQDEGRKAVFRVPRTSFMAIALLTVCVTPIALGEIPYLQWLYVFPIALAVFVVRHRTVATREGLAIRTVFGKRDVPWSALKGLAITKKSRVQAVLKDDTKVPLPTVRTRHLPVLSLVSEGLVADPSGLLEEEDLKPGS